A window from Leptolyngbyaceae cyanobacterium encodes these proteins:
- the msrP gene encoding protein-methionine-sulfoxide reductase catalytic subunit MsrP, whose amino-acid sequence MPIIRVPKIWEIPEREVTPETVFFNRRRFLKTLMGASVGASILPILGCQQSSEGKIELAKTLDLPKLNFQGNPAFAEVDRPITTETLAGKYNNYYEFGSGKSIWQAAQALPLENWKVEVTGLVKNPRTYDLDDLQKKFPLEERVYRFRCVEAWSMVIPWIGFPMRELMAAVEPTSQAKFVRFTSYYNPKITVGPAWTLGRKLPWPYTEGLRLDEMANELAFFAVGVYSHSLPKQHGAPLREVIPWKYGFKGAKSIAKIEFVDKQPATFWNTLVPNEYDFIANVNPKKPHPRWSQATEKFVGNGETFSWEKRATLPYNGYGEYVARLYA is encoded by the coding sequence ATGCCGATTATTCGCGTCCCAAAAATTTGGGAAATTCCAGAAAGAGAAGTTACGCCAGAAACAGTTTTTTTCAATCGGCGTCGTTTCCTGAAAACATTAATGGGGGCGAGTGTGGGCGCTAGTATTTTACCGATACTCGGCTGTCAGCAATCATCGGAAGGAAAGATAGAATTAGCAAAAACATTGGATTTGCCCAAGTTAAATTTTCAAGGCAATCCAGCTTTTGCCGAAGTCGATCGACCGATTACAACTGAAACTTTAGCTGGCAAATATAATAACTATTACGAATTTGGTAGCGGTAAATCGATTTGGCAAGCCGCCCAAGCTTTACCTCTTGAAAATTGGAAAGTTGAAGTAACTGGTTTAGTTAAAAATCCTCGCACTTACGATTTAGATGATTTGCAGAAAAAGTTTCCTTTAGAAGAAAGAGTTTATCGTTTTCGCTGCGTGGAAGCTTGGTCGATGGTCATTCCTTGGATTGGCTTTCCGATGCGGGAATTAATGGCGGCGGTAGAACCTACTTCTCAAGCTAAATTTGTCCGATTCACGTCTTATTACAATCCTAAAATTACTGTAGGCCCTGCGTGGACGTTGGGTAGAAAATTACCTTGGCCTTATACGGAAGGTTTACGCTTAGATGAAATGGCGAATGAATTGGCGTTTTTTGCGGTGGGAGTTTACAGTCATTCGTTGCCAAAACAGCACGGTGCGCCTTTGCGAGAGGTGATTCCTTGGAAATATGGGTTTAAGGGTGCGAAGTCGATCGCGAAAATTGAGTTTGTGGATAAACAACCTGCCACTTTTTGGAATACTCTCGTGCCAAATGAGTATGATTTTATAGCTAACGTCAATCCTAAAAAACCCCATCCTCGCTGGTCGCAAGCTACAGAAAAGTTTGTTGGTAATGGAGAGACTTTTAGTTGGGAAAAACGAGCCACATTGCCATATAACGGTTATGGGGAATATGTGGCTCGTTTGTATGCTTAA